The genomic stretch CGGTGATACAGACCGTGGCCAAGAACCCCCTGGCCATAGGCTACGACGGGCTGGGCTACGTGGACACCCGGGTTGTGAAGACCCTAAAGATAAACGGCGTGGACGGCACCCCCACCAACGCCCGGAACGGCAAGTTCCCCACCGCCAGGAAGCTCTACATGTACACCAACGGGGAGCCCAAGGGGGAGATAAAGGACTTCCTCGACTTCCTGAAGGGCCCGGAGGGGCAGAAATACGTGGCCAAGGAGGGCTTCGTGACCCTTAAGCCCTAAGGTGGCAACAGGGTTCCGGCCCTTAGGGCCAAGTTTGAAAAGACGGGGCTGGAAAGTCCTCAAGGGGGGGCCTACGGGCCCCCTCTTTTCGGGAAAAGCCAAGACAGAAGGAGGTACCTTTAGATGGGGGAGATAAAGGGGGACCGGATACCCAGGGCCGCCATAGGGGCGGTGGCCATGATGGGCATAGCGGTGATGCTCTCCATAGTGGCCTTCCTGCTGAAGGAGAGCTTGCCCATATTGGCCCACACCACCCTCAAGGATATGGTCTTTGGCATGCTGTGGTATCCCACCAGGGACGAGCCGTCCTTCGGGATGCTTCCGCTGATGGTAGGATCCGCCGCGGTGACGGCCCTTTCGGCCCTCATGGCCCTGCCGGTGAGCGTGGGGCTTGGGATATTCACCGCCATGGTCTGCCCCAGGGGGCTTAGGGAGCTGTTCAAGCCCCTTCTGGAGGCCATGGGGTTCTTCCCGTCGGTGGTGTTGGGGTTCCTGGGCATGGTGGTCATAGCCCCTTGGATGCAGGAGAGGTTTGAGCTTTTAACCGGCCTTAACATGCTTAACGCCTCCATGCTCCTTGGGTTGATGATAGTTCCCACCGTGGCGTCCTTGACGGACGACTCCCTCACGGCGGTGCCGAAGGACGTGCGGGACGCATCCTACGCACTGGGGGCCACCAGGTACGAGACCATCTTCAAGGTGTGCTTGCCCTACGCCTGGCGCGGGATCGCCCAGGCGTGCCTGCTGGGGATCATGAGGGCCCTAGGGGAGACCATGGTGGTCCTAATGGCCGCGGGGGGCGCCGCGATCATACCGGAGTCCGTGACCGACCCGGTGCGGCCATTGACGTCCGCCATAGCGGCTGAGATGGGAGAGACCCCGGTGGGGTCCTACCACTATCACGCGCTCTTCTTCATGGGGCTGATACTCCTTGGGGTTACCATGGGGATAAACTTCGTGATCCTGTGGCTTGAAGGGAGGCACAGGGCTTGAAGGACTTCTCAAGGATCGCAAGGGATAGGCTGAACACACTGGTCCTTTGGACCATGATGATCGGGGTTATAGGGGTCATGGGGTTCATGTTGGCGTTCCTTTGGAGTAACGGGCATCCGGCGCTCAGCTGGGAGTTCATCACCGAGAAGCCCCGATCGGGAATGACCGAAGGGGGTATAGCCACGCCCCTGGTGGGTACGATCCAGCTCATGGGGCTTTCTATGCTCATGGCCCTGCCGGTGGGGGTGGCCACCGCGGTGTACCTCAACGAGTACTCCCCCAGGGGAGCTTTGGCCTCCGCGCTGAGGCTTGCGATACGGAGCCTGGCAGGGGTTCCGTCGGTGGTGTTCGGCCTCTTTGGGCTGTCGTTCTTCTGCGTGTTCTTGAGGCTCGGCACCAACATGCTCACCGCCTCCATGACGCTGGCGTGCCTGGTGCTGCCGGTGGTGGTGAGCGCCGCGGAGACGGCGCTGATGAACGTGCCGAAGGACTACAGGGACGCGTCCTTCGCCATGGGGGCCACCAGGTGGCAGACCATATGGAAGGTGGTGCTTCCCTCCGCCATGCCCTCCATAATAACCGGCGCCATACTGGGGCTGGGGCGAGTGGCGGGGGAGCCCGCCCCCATAATCTTCACCGGGGCGGTGTTCTTCACGCCGGACTTCGCAAAAAGCCCCTTTGAGTCCGTGATGGCCCTGCCGTACCACGTGTACG from Thermanaerothrix sp. encodes the following:
- the pstC gene encoding phosphate ABC transporter permease subunit PstC; translated protein: MGEIKGDRIPRAAIGAVAMMGIAVMLSIVAFLLKESLPILAHTTLKDMVFGMLWYPTRDEPSFGMLPLMVGSAAVTALSALMALPVSVGLGIFTAMVCPRGLRELFKPLLEAMGFFPSVVLGFLGMVVIAPWMQERFELLTGLNMLNASMLLGLMIVPTVASLTDDSLTAVPKDVRDASYALGATRYETIFKVCLPYAWRGIAQACLLGIMRALGETMVVLMAAGGAAIIPESVTDPVRPLTSAIAAEMGETPVGSYHYHALFFMGLILLGVTMGINFVILWLEGRHRA
- a CDS encoding phosphate-binding protein, whose amino-acid sequence is VIQTVAKNPLAIGYDGLGYVDTRVVKTLKINGVDGTPTNARNGKFPTARKLYMYTNGEPKGEIKDFLDFLKGPEGQKYVAKEGFVTLKP
- the pstA gene encoding phosphate ABC transporter permease PstA codes for the protein MKDFSRIARDRLNTLVLWTMMIGVIGVMGFMLAFLWSNGHPALSWEFITEKPRSGMTEGGIATPLVGTIQLMGLSMLMALPVGVATAVYLNEYSPRGALASALRLAIRSLAGVPSVVFGLFGLSFFCVFLRLGTNMLTASMTLACLVLPVVVSAAETALMNVPKDYRDASFAMGATRWQTIWKVVLPSAMPSIITGAILGLGRVAGEPAPIIFTGAVFFTPDFAKSPFESVMALPYHVYVLATAGTNIDATRPIQYGTALVLMGVVLLFSLTGTLWRSRLRRRNQA